A window of Hevea brasiliensis isolate MT/VB/25A 57/8 chromosome 14, ASM3005281v1, whole genome shotgun sequence contains these coding sequences:
- the LOC131173329 gene encoding putative disease resistance protein RGA1, producing MAEEVAFSVAEQVITKLGSLAFQEIELISGAKDDLKKLENSLSTIKAVLIDAEEKQEKSLAVKSWLRRLQDIVYEADELVDEVATKDLQRMVQAQSRGKVATQVCNFFSSSNQIRFRSKLGHRVRDIRQKLNEAENEISSLHLMKKEIVTDVREKSSGRETSSVLKT from the exons ATGGCTGAAGAAGTTGCCTTCAGTGTCGCAGAACAAGTAATAACAAAGTTGGGGTCACTTGCTTTCCAAGAAATTGAATTGATAAGTGGTGCCAAAGATGATCTGAAGAAGCTTGAAAATTCTCTCTCCACTATCAAAGCGGTGCTTATAGATGCTGAGGAGAAGCAAGAGAAGAGCCTTGCAGTAAAGAGTTGGCTAAGGAGGCTTCAAGATATTGTGTATGAGGCAGATGAGTTGGTAGATGAGGTTGCAACTAAAGACTTGCAGAGGATGGTGCAAGCCCAAAGCCGAGGAAAAGTTGCAACACAG GTATGCAACTTTTTTTCTTCCTCAAATCAAATTCGCTTTCGATCAAAGCTGGGCCATAGAGTTCGGGACATTAGACAGAAGCTAAACGAGGCGGAAAATGAAATTTCTAGCCTCCATTTAATGAAGAAAGAAATAGTAACAGATGTGAGAGAAAAAAGTAGTGGAAGGGAGACATCCTCTGTACTGAAAACCTGA
- the LOC131172838 gene encoding disease resistance protein RGA2-like has product MIGREKDKEKMIESLLNPTGKTALAQLVYNDEKVKNYFERKMWQCISEEFDLKLLVKKILECGTNNEVPNLLGLEQLHIRLKENLEGKRYLLVLDDVWNEDQKKWDDLKAYLLMGAPGSKILFTTRSTRVALVMGVDSPYVLQGLADNEAWDLFDKLAFGEGHGVVMNPNLIKIGKEMVKKCKGVPLAIRSLGSLMHLKTKEIHEFDKETLIRLWIAQRYIVCSSKDDDLEDIGDQYFNEL; this is encoded by the exons ATGATAGGAAGGGAAAAAGATAAGGAAAAAATGATTGAGTCATTGTTGAATCCAACTG GGAAGACTGCACTTGCCCAGTTGGTGTATAatgatgaaaaagttaaaaattacTTTGAAAGGAAGATGTGGCAatgtatttctgaggaatttgatttGAAATTGCTTGTTAAGAAGATCCTTGAATGTGGAACTAATAATGAGGTGCCTAATTTATTAGGATTAGAACAATTGCATATTCGCCTTAAAGAGAATTTAGAAGGGAAGAGGTATTTGTTGGTGTTAGATGATGTATGGAATGAAGATCAGAAAAAATGGGATGATTTGAAAGCTTACTTGTTGATGGGTGCCCCAGGGAGTAAAATTTTATTCACCACTCGTAGCACAAGAGTTGCATTAGTCATGGGTGTGGATTCCCCATATGTTTTGCAAGGTCTAGCAGACAATGAGGCTTGGGATTTATTTGACAAATTAGCATTTGGAGAGGGGCATGGTGTAGTGATGAATCCCAACCTAATAAAAATTGGAAAAGAGATGGTAAAGAAATGTAAAGGAGTTCCACTTGCAATAAGGAGTTTAGGAAGCCTCATGCATTTGAAAACTAAAGAGA TTCACGAATTTGATAAAGAAACATTGATTCGTTTGTGGATAGCACAAAGATACATTGTTTGTTCAAGTAAGGATGATGATTTAGAGGATATTGGAGATCAATACTTCAATGAATTATAA